The nucleotide sequence CAGACGAGAAATTGGCGAGCGCCTCGGATTGATCAACAGCGAGGAGTTCAATTTTTGTTGGGTGGTGGATTTTCCCCTGCTCGAATGGAAAGAGGAGGAGAAACGCCATTTTGCGCTTCACCACCCATTTACAGCACCCAACCCTGAGGACATTCCGCTGTTCGAGACCGATCCCACTAAAATCAAGGCCCAGGCCTACGATATGGTGCTTAACGGCCTAGAAATCGGGGGCGGAAGCCAGCGAATTCACCAGCGCGATATTCAGCGCAAGATGTTTGCCGCCCTTGGCATGGACGATGAGGAAGCAGAGCAGCGTTTTGGTTTCTTCTTAGAGGCGCTGGAATATGGCACCCCGCCACATGGCGGCATCGCTTTTGGTCTCGACCGTATCGTGATGCTCCTCACGGGCTCTCCTTCGATACGTGACGTCATTGCTTTCCCGAAAACGCAGCGGGCCGTTTGTCTGATGACGGGTGCGCCAGCGGATGTCGATCAGACACAGCTTCGAGAACTCGGAATTCGTGGAGCACAGGCTCCAAGTTGAGGCCCACTCATTGAGCGACAAGAAAACGTCCAAGCCTAACGCGCAAATCCCATTTGATGCCGAAAACCTGCTTGCCGAAATAAAGGGGGAGGCCACCCCCCCTGGTCACCGCTCAGGTTTTGTGGCCATCGTTGGCAGGCCCAATGCCGGGAAATCCACGCTTTTGAATCGCATCCTCAAACAAAAGCTGGCCATCATTACCCACAAGCCGGGCACGACGCGCCGCCGTCTTCTGGGTGTGTATACCCGGCCCAAGGGGCAGATAGTTTTTCTTGATACCCCGGGCCTTGAGCGCCCTGAATCGAAGCTCGGGCGTTTTTTGCTTGAGGAGGCAAAGGCCTCGGTTGCAGGCGTGGACCTCATTCTTTTCATGACAGATGGCTTCAACGAGGGGGCCGATCTTCAGGCCGTCGAGTTGTTGGAGAGCGCGGGAATTCCTTTTTTCTTTGTTCTCAACAAGGTGGACCTCCTCAAAGACAAGAGGAAGCTTCTCCCGATGTTCGAGCGCTACTCCAAGCTTGGGCAATTCGAGGAGTTTTTCCCGATATCCGCGCTCAAGGGACAAAACGTAGATAATCTGCTCAAGCATCTGTTCGAGCGCCTTCCCGAGGGGCCGCGCTACTACCCACCGGGCTCTGTGACGGATGTCTCGGAAGAATCCCTGGTCGCCGAATTCGTCCGAGAGCAGGTCTACCACCAGCTTCATCGCGAGGTTCCCTATGCCGTTGCCGTACAGGTATTGGAGATGGCGCGCGATGAGAAAACGGGCTTCATGCATATCGAGGCTGATATCTATGTAGAGCGAAAGAGCCAGCGCGGCATTGTCATCGGAAAGGGTGGTGATCGCCTAAAGAAAATTGGGCAGGCGGCACGTGAGGAAATACAGAATAGGCTGGGCGAGAAGGTGTTTCTGGGGCTTCACGTTAGGATCAAACCGAACTGGCGCCAACGCGACTCGGCGCTGCACGATCTGGGATTCAAGCTAGAGTAGTTGCGGAAGAAAAAGGTAATTACTTAAAAGCCCATGCGGCCCTATCGATTCTGAGCTCTGACTCGCTTTTTCCGGGCAGCAATTATTTTCCGCTTACGCTTAACGCTAGGCTTCTCGTAGTACTCTCTTTTTTTGATTTCGGTGAGGATTCCCGATTTTTCGCACTGTTTTTTGAACTGTTTCAGTGCCTTGTCGATGGATTCTCCCTCGTGTACCTTCACTCCTGGCATATTTGGAAACTACCTCCCTCGCCTACGGTTAGTGGAAAAGACAATAAACGCGTGGATTTCTATCCCATATCTGTTTTATTCCGTCAAGAGCCGCAGATTCGCAAGTCACCTGATTTTCGCTCGCTTACCCGGCTTTCAAGCCTGGTGGCGGGAATTCACATAGGACCAAGGGTGGAGCGATGAGTATTCATGTGGACGAGGCCTTTGTGTTGGGAACGAGTCCTTACTCGAATACCAGCCTTATCGCTACTTTTTTTGCGAAAAAAGAGGGGAAAATACGGGTCGTCGCACGCGGGGCACGCTCGCCTAAAAGCAAAATTGGGGTGGGTTTAGAGCCTGCCACGCGCATCCAGGTGGAATGGTCGATGCGGCCGGGAAAGGATCTGGGCACCCTGAGGTACTGCGAGACGACATCCGTGCTCCATGGCCTGTGGAGCGACATTGAAGCAATGCAGTGCGCAGCGAGTATCCTGAAAACCATTGACCGGATTTTCGGTGTCCACGAAGGAGATGAAGAGCATTTCGATTGGACGATGGCCGCCCTTGAGGCACTGGATGCTGGAGTGGATGCAGGAAGCCTCGAGGCGTTGTATATATCGGGTCTTCTTGCTCGCCTGGGAATCGCACCCACGCTTGGGTATTGCGAGGTATGCACGAAATCGCCGGGCACCGAGCGGGCCTCGCTCGACTTAGAGGCGGGCGAGCTGCGGTGTGGTAGCTGCAAGCTGCCGACCGGCCAGGCAATTCGTCTCAAGGCCGGCACTATCCCAGCCCTGGGCGAGGGAATGAAGATTGGCACAGAGCAGATTCGCTCCATTAAATTTCACCCGTCCATACAGGACGAAATTATTCAGGCGGCGCGCGCACTCATATCGTTCCACGTGGGCGTTTCACTGCCGACACGGGCTCGGCAGGCAAAATAGGAGTTCGAATACGTGATTAAAGAAATACTCGAATCGATGGTGGCACAAGCCATCGAGGCCGCACGGGCGGCGGGGGCCTTGGTAACCGAGGAAGTCCCCCCGATTGATATCGATGCGCCGGCCAAAAAGGAATTTGGCGACTACTCATCTAACCTGGCGATGCTCCTTGCCAAG is from Nitrospinaceae bacterium and encodes:
- the era gene encoding GTPase Era, with product MSIRHSFENSEFVEHRLQVEAHSLSDKKTSKPNAQIPFDAENLLAEIKGEATPPGHRSGFVAIVGRPNAGKSTLLNRILKQKLAIITHKPGTTRRRLLGVYTRPKGQIVFLDTPGLERPESKLGRFLLEEAKASVAGVDLILFMTDGFNEGADLQAVELLESAGIPFFFVLNKVDLLKDKRKLLPMFERYSKLGQFEEFFPISALKGQNVDNLLKHLFERLPEGPRYYPPGSVTDVSEESLVAEFVREQVYHQLHREVPYAVAVQVLEMARDEKTGFMHIEADIYVERKSQRGIVIGKGGDRLKKIGQAAREEIQNRLGEKVFLGLHVRIKPNWRQRDSALHDLGFKLE
- a CDS encoding 30S ribosomal protein S21, with translation MPGVKVHEGESIDKALKQFKKQCEKSGILTEIKKREYYEKPSVKRKRKIIAARKKRVRAQNR
- the recO gene encoding DNA repair protein RecO — encoded protein: MSIHVDEAFVLGTSPYSNTSLIATFFAKKEGKIRVVARGARSPKSKIGVGLEPATRIQVEWSMRPGKDLGTLRYCETTSVLHGLWSDIEAMQCAASILKTIDRIFGVHEGDEEHFDWTMAALEALDAGVDAGSLEALYISGLLARLGIAPTLGYCEVCTKSPGTERASLDLEAGELRCGSCKLPTGQAIRLKAGTIPALGEGMKIGTEQIRSIKFHPSIQDEIIQAARALISFHVGVSLPTRARQAK